The window TAAAGACACAGGAGAGGCTAAAAAAGGGTTTGCCTCAATGGTTGAGCGCATTAAAGCCGATCCAAAAATACCGTTAATGATTGCGGCAGCCGCTGCCATCGCAATTATTGTAGCCCTCCTTCTCTGGTTGCGCAGCCCCGACTATCGCGTTCTGCTAAGTAACCTGAGTGCTAAAGATGGTGGGGACATTGTCAGTCAGTTGACCCAGATGAATGTGCCTTATCAAATCGCAGATAACGGTAGCGCCATTTTAGTTCCCGCTGATAAAGTGCATGAATTACGCTTAAAACTTGCACAATCTGGCTTACCCAAAGGGGGGAACACCGGTTTCGAGCTGCTCGATAAAGAACAGTTCGGTATCAGCCAGTTTAGTGAGCAAATTAACTACCAACGTGCATTGGAGGGTGAATTATCTCGCACCATTGAATCATTAAGCCCGGTACAAAGTGCACGGGTGCATTTAGCCATACCTAAACCAACACTATTTGTGCGTGAACAAAAATTGCCAACCGCATCTGTCACCGTAGGGTTATTGCCCGGCAGAATGCTCGATGAAGGGCAAATTAGTGCCATCGTGCATATGGTATCAAGTAGTGTAACAGGGCTGACGGCCAGTAATGTCATTATTGTTGACCAAGCAGGTCGCTTACTCACCAATAACGATAACAGCCAACAATCTGCCAACAGTGCGCAAATTAAAATGACCAAAGAGATGGAATCCCATCTTAAACAGCGCATTGAAGATATTCTTTCACCATTAGTGGGTCGGGCAAATATTCATGCACAAGTTACCGCACAAATGGATTTCTCCAAGGTTGAACAAACCTCTGAAGAATATAAGCCGAATCAAACTCCAAACAGTGCTGCTATTCGTTCCCGCCAAAATAGCCAAAGTATGCAAAACAATAATGGCGGAACAGGTGGCGTGCCTGGGGCGTTATCAAATCAACCCGTTAGCGCACCGAATGCACCAATTGAAACGAATAAAGATAATAAAGATGCACAGCAAACAAATAACAACCGTAACAACACGACTAACACGCAAAGTGATGAAACCACGAATTACGAGGTAGATCGCAAAATTAGTCACACCCAACGGCAAATTGGCGTTGTAGATAGGCTCTCGGTCGCAGTTATCGTCAATTATCATTCACAAGAAGGTGAAAATGGCCCAGAAATGAAGCCGCTACCACCTGAAATGATGCAGCAAATTGAAGCATTAACCCGTGAAGCGATGGGCTATTCTGCGGCGCGTGGTGACTCGTTAAATATCACTAACTCTTTATTTACGGATGATACCCCTATTGAGGTTGAACCGTCGTTACTGGAAAGCCCGCAGTTTATTGCCCAGTTACTGGATTACGGCAAAATTCTGCTTATTGCGCTAATTGCCTGGTTTATGTGGCGTTTTGGTATCAAACCACAATGGGTTAAATACCGTAAAGCGCAGCAAGCCCAAGCCGATGCAGAAGTGTTTGTGGCAACTCAAATGAAAACGCCACTTGTGGTGGATGAAGAAATTAATGAAGACATGGATGAGCAAACTCGCCGCCGTCTGACTCGCCAGCGTGTTAGCGCTGAAATTCAAAGTCAACGCATTCGCGAAATGGCCGAAAAAGACCCACAAATCGTGGCAATGGTTATCCGTCAGTGGTTAGGAAAAGCGTAATGAGTTTAAGTGGAACAGAAAAAAGTGCCGTGATGTTGATGACACTCGGCGAAGATCAGGCCGCGGAAGTATTTAAGCACCTGAATCCAAAAGAAGTTCAGCAACTGAGTATGGCGGTGTCTAACATGCGTCAAATCTCCAACAACGAACTGGCGGAAGTGCTCACCGAGTTTGAAGAATCGGCAATCCAATTCGCTGCGCTGAATATTAATACCAATGACTACCTGCGCTCGGTGTTGATCAAAGCGCTGGGTGAAGAGCGTGCGGCAAGCCTACTTGAGGATATCTTTGAAAAACAAGAAACGACCTCAGGTATCGAAAGCCTCAACTATATGGAGCCACAAACTGTGGCTGATATTATCCGTGATGAGCATCCACAGATTATCGCCACCATTTTAGTTCACTTAAAACGCAACCTTGCAGCCGATGTATTGGAACTGTTCGAAGAGCGCCAACGCAACGACATTATGCTACGTATCGCCACTTTCGGTGGCGTACAACCTGCGGCACTCGCGGAACTCACCGAAGTGTTAAACAATTTGCTGGATGGCCAAAACCTCAAACGCAGCAAAATGGGTGGCATAAGAACGGCGGCAGAAATTATCAACCTAATGAAGAGCCAGCAAGAAGAAAGCGTTATCGATGCAATGCGTGATTACGACAGTGAACTGGCGCAACGTATCATTGATGAAATGTTCCTGTTCGAGAACCTTATCGAAGTGGATAACCGCAGCATTCAACGTATTTTGCAAGAAGTGTCTACCGACTCGCTGGTTATTGCCCTCAAAGGCAGCAATCAAGCTTTACGCGACCACTTCCTCAACAATATGGCAGTACGTGCAGCAGAAATCGTTCGCGACGACTTGGAATCTCGTTCTCCAGTTCGGATGTCCCAAGTGGAAAACGAACAGAAAGCCATTCTGCTTATCGTTCGCCGCTTAGTCGAGAAAGGCGAAATCGCCATCGGTGGTGGAGACGATGTATATGTCTAAAACAAAACCAACGCATGACCAATGGCAACCATGGAAATTACGTGAACTTAATCAATGGGATCTAAATTCATCAGCTATCCCATCATTAAGTGACGTTCCAGAACCAGATACGCCCAAAGTGCCGTGCCTTGAACCTAAAGAAGTGTTAGAGCAAATTAATTTGCTCGATAATATTAAAGAAGACGCCCAACGTACTGGGTATCAACAAGGTCATGAAAAAGGTCAAAAAGAGGGTTACCAAGCTGGGTTCGAACAGGGTTTGCGAGCGGGTGAAGAGCAAGGACGTGAGCAAGCACTCGCTATGCAACAACCGATTATTGAGACTTGGCAAAAACTCCTGTCGGAGTTTAATTACTCTCTTGATACCTTTGATACAGTGGTAACCACTAAATTATTGCAGATTGCCTTAACCGCTGCGAAGCAAGTGCTTGGGCAATCTACGGTTTGTGATGGTACCGCCCTCCTCGAAGAGATCAGCCATCTATTGCAGCAAAAACCCGTTTTTGCAGGGCAACCTGAGTTGCACGTCAACCCAAATCACGTTGAACTTATTGAACAGCACCTCGGTTCACTGTTAAACCTGCACGGTTGGCGCTTAGTGGCTGATCCAAAACTGCACATGGGGGGTTGCCGCGTTGTCGCAGAAGACGGAGAGATAGATATGACCGTTGCGACTCGTTGGCAAGAACTGTGCCGTTTATATGCACCGGAGAACGTTTCATGACCGCACGTTTGGGACGCTGGATTGCCTCGCTTGACGATTTAGAATCGCGGATGAAAGGGATCCCGATGGTGCGCCGCTATGGCCGTTTAACCAAAATCACTGGGCTGGTTATGGAGGCCGAGGGCATAAAAATGCCACTCGGTGCCACCTGTTTTATTGAACGTTCTATTAACGGTGGCTGTGATGAAGTGGTTTGTGAAGTGGTCGGGTTTAATGGTTCACGCATGCTACTAATGCCACTGGCTGATCTTGAAGGGATCGCCCCCGGCGCTCGCGTGTATGCACAATCAACAGGTGAGGATGGGCAAACCAGCCGTTTACTGCCTATTGGTAATGAATTGC of the Providencia rettgeri genome contains:
- the fliF gene encoding flagellar basal-body MS-ring/collar protein FliF, whose translation is MSAASKDTGEAKKGFASMVERIKADPKIPLMIAAAAAIAIIVALLLWLRSPDYRVLLSNLSAKDGGDIVSQLTQMNVPYQIADNGSAILVPADKVHELRLKLAQSGLPKGGNTGFELLDKEQFGISQFSEQINYQRALEGELSRTIESLSPVQSARVHLAIPKPTLFVREQKLPTASVTVGLLPGRMLDEGQISAIVHMVSSSVTGLTASNVIIVDQAGRLLTNNDNSQQSANSAQIKMTKEMESHLKQRIEDILSPLVGRANIHAQVTAQMDFSKVEQTSEEYKPNQTPNSAAIRSRQNSQSMQNNNGGTGGVPGALSNQPVSAPNAPIETNKDNKDAQQTNNNRNNTTNTQSDETTNYEVDRKISHTQRQIGVVDRLSVAVIVNYHSQEGENGPEMKPLPPEMMQQIEALTREAMGYSAARGDSLNITNSLFTDDTPIEVEPSLLESPQFIAQLLDYGKILLIALIAWFMWRFGIKPQWVKYRKAQQAQADAEVFVATQMKTPLVVDEEINEDMDEQTRRRLTRQRVSAEIQSQRIREMAEKDPQIVAMVIRQWLGKA
- the fliG gene encoding flagellar motor switch protein FliG; the protein is MSLSGTEKSAVMLMTLGEDQAAEVFKHLNPKEVQQLSMAVSNMRQISNNELAEVLTEFEESAIQFAALNINTNDYLRSVLIKALGEERAASLLEDIFEKQETTSGIESLNYMEPQTVADIIRDEHPQIIATILVHLKRNLAADVLELFEERQRNDIMLRIATFGGVQPAALAELTEVLNNLLDGQNLKRSKMGGIRTAAEIINLMKSQQEESVIDAMRDYDSELAQRIIDEMFLFENLIEVDNRSIQRILQEVSTDSLVIALKGSNQALRDHFLNNMAVRAAEIVRDDLESRSPVRMSQVENEQKAILLIVRRLVEKGEIAIGGGDDVYV
- the fliH gene encoding flagellar assembly protein FliH, with product MSKTKPTHDQWQPWKLRELNQWDLNSSAIPSLSDVPEPDTPKVPCLEPKEVLEQINLLDNIKEDAQRTGYQQGHEKGQKEGYQAGFEQGLRAGEEQGREQALAMQQPIIETWQKLLSEFNYSLDTFDTVVTTKLLQIALTAAKQVLGQSTVCDGTALLEEISHLLQQKPVFAGQPELHVNPNHVELIEQHLGSLLNLHGWRLVADPKLHMGGCRVVAEDGEIDMTVATRWQELCRLYAPENVS